In Streptomyces violaceusniger Tu 4113, one DNA window encodes the following:
- a CDS encoding cation:proton antiporter regulatory subunit, giving the protein MSSTPLPGIGVRYDLTTRENGLLSVIAHRDGDRTLSAYREEDPDECALSTRLTAGEAEALVGVLMPSHHSPNLLSTTELGLVAERVELSSTSYWNGRVLGETRMRTETGVSIVAVLRRAEAIPSPTPDFRLAGGDELIVIGTREGVESAAAILGRV; this is encoded by the coding sequence ATGAGCAGTACGCCATTGCCCGGCATCGGGGTTCGCTACGACCTGACGACACGAGAAAACGGGCTGCTGTCGGTCATCGCGCACCGCGACGGAGACCGGACGCTGAGTGCGTACCGGGAGGAGGATCCCGATGAGTGCGCCCTGTCCACCAGGCTGACCGCGGGGGAAGCGGAGGCGCTGGTCGGGGTCCTGATGCCGAGCCATCACAGCCCGAATCTGCTGTCCACGACCGAGCTGGGGCTGGTGGCCGAGCGGGTCGAGCTGTCGTCCACGTCGTACTGGAACGGGCGGGTGCTGGGCGAGACGCGGATGCGGACCGAGACCGGCGTCTCGATCGTGGCCGTGCTGCGCAGGGCGGAGGCGATCCCCTCCCCGACCCCCGACTTCCGGCTGGCCGGTGGGGACGAGCTGATCGTGATCGGTACCCGCGAGGGCGTGGAGTCGGCCGCGGCGATACTCGGACGGGTGTAA
- a CDS encoding LysR family transcriptional regulator, whose product MQLHQLRYFATVAETRHFTRAAELLHVAQPSLSQQIRALERELGADLFHRARGNIALTDAGEALLPLARQILADAETAHREVQEVAQLRRGRVRLGATPSLCASFVPDVLRRFHDEFPGIELIVDEGGSQDLVRTLSAGELDLALIITPLPGQASALAATELLREELVVASSPASPPPTRRRRILVEDLRDRPMVMFRRGYDLREFTTAVCRAAGFEPSFTVEGGEMDAVLGFVRAGLGIAVLPGMVAARSGLRITPFAGHDMQRTIAVAHRKDVAPPRAARELRRVMLEHLRTAAAGEFGLPPNTTRLLP is encoded by the coding sequence GTGCAGTTGCATCAGCTGCGTTATTTCGCCACCGTCGCGGAGACCCGGCACTTCACCCGCGCCGCGGAGCTTCTGCATGTCGCCCAGCCCTCGCTGTCCCAGCAGATCCGCGCCCTGGAGCGGGAGCTGGGGGCCGATCTCTTCCACCGGGCGCGCGGCAATATCGCGCTCACCGACGCCGGAGAGGCACTGCTCCCGCTGGCCCGCCAGATCCTCGCCGACGCCGAGACCGCGCACCGCGAGGTCCAGGAGGTCGCGCAGTTGCGCCGCGGCCGGGTGCGGCTGGGGGCCACGCCGAGCCTGTGCGCCAGCTTCGTCCCGGATGTGCTGCGCCGCTTCCATGACGAGTTCCCGGGCATCGAGCTGATCGTGGACGAGGGCGGTTCCCAGGACCTGGTCCGCACGCTCTCCGCGGGCGAGCTGGACCTCGCGCTGATCATCACCCCGCTGCCCGGACAGGCCTCCGCCCTCGCCGCCACCGAGCTGTTGCGGGAGGAGCTGGTGGTGGCCTCCTCGCCCGCGTCCCCACCCCCCACCCGGCGTCGGCGGATCCTGGTGGAGGATCTGCGGGACCGGCCGATGGTGATGTTCCGGCGCGGCTACGACCTGCGCGAATTCACCACGGCGGTCTGCCGGGCGGCCGGGTTCGAGCCGTCCTTCACGGTCGAGGGCGGCGAGATGGACGCGGTGCTGGGCTTCGTACGGGCCGGGCTCGGCATCGCCGTACTGCCGGGGATGGTGGCGGCCCGGTCCGGGCTGCGGATCACGCCGTTCGCGGGCCACGATATGCAGCGCACCATCGCCGTCGCCCACCGTAAGGACGTCGCGCCGCCCCGGGCCGCGCGGGAGCTGCGCCGGGTGATGCTGGAGCATCTGCGGACGGCGGCCGCGGGGGAGTTCGGCCTGCCGCCGAACACGACGCGACTGCTGCCGTAG
- a CDS encoding polyprenyl synthetase family protein: protein MVASATTESRGSMAMELTTGDPALTTRLERGMDASEEQLRALATEARDPWVAEVAGHLFGNGGKRLRPLLALVGAEFGDRDPSAAVRAATLAELVHVASLYHDDVMDQARTRRGVPSVNARWGNTTAVLAGNWLLSKAAQLAAELGPEAIRLQSKVTNRLIMGQIRELVGPSDDDDPLSHYFTVVAGKSASLIAMALQLGAVRTGAPEPAVQALAEYGEHLGIAFQISDDILDITSTSEVSGKEQGKDLAIGVASLPVLLALADERPEAGELRTLLTAAAAGPEGAGLPRAVALLHRCGALAEARTVMHARLLRARTAVNGLPDGPATRVLHALCDFVARRDH, encoded by the coding sequence ATGGTCGCGTCCGCCACAACCGAGTCCAGAGGCTCCATGGCCATGGAGCTCACCACCGGCGACCCCGCGCTCACGACCCGTCTGGAACGCGGGATGGACGCCTCGGAGGAGCAGTTGCGCGCTCTCGCCACCGAGGCCCGGGACCCTTGGGTCGCGGAAGTCGCCGGACATCTCTTCGGCAACGGCGGAAAGCGGCTGCGCCCGCTTCTGGCGCTGGTCGGCGCCGAGTTCGGCGACCGCGATCCCTCCGCCGCCGTGCGGGCCGCCACCCTGGCCGAGCTGGTGCATGTCGCCTCGCTCTACCACGACGACGTCATGGACCAGGCCCGCACCCGGCGCGGGGTTCCCAGCGTCAACGCCCGCTGGGGCAACACCACCGCCGTACTCGCGGGCAATTGGCTGCTGTCGAAGGCCGCCCAGCTCGCCGCGGAACTCGGCCCGGAAGCCATCCGGTTGCAGTCCAAGGTCACCAATCGGCTGATCATGGGCCAGATACGGGAACTCGTCGGCCCCTCGGACGACGACGATCCGCTCTCCCACTACTTCACCGTGGTGGCCGGGAAGTCGGCCTCGCTCATCGCCATGGCGCTGCAGCTCGGGGCGGTCCGGACGGGCGCCCCGGAGCCTGCCGTCCAGGCGCTCGCCGAATACGGAGAACATCTGGGAATCGCCTTCCAGATATCCGACGACATCCTCGACATCACCTCCACCTCCGAGGTCTCCGGCAAGGAACAGGGCAAGGATCTCGCGATCGGCGTGGCCAGCCTCCCGGTGCTGCTGGCACTGGCCGACGAGCGGCCGGAGGCGGGTGAGTTGCGCACCCTGCTGACCGCCGCCGCCGCGGGCCCGGAGGGCGCCGGGCTGCCGAGGGCCGTCGCGCTGCTGCACCGCTGCGGGGCGCTGGCGGAGGCGCGGACGGTGATGCACGCCCGGCTGCTGCGCGCCAGGACCGCGGTGAACGGACTGCCGGACGGGCCGGCGACGCGGGTTCTGCACGCGCTGTGCGACTTCGTCGCGCGCCGGGATCACTGA
- a CDS encoding zinc-dependent alcohol dehydrogenase family protein translates to MRAWVVPAPGRIEQVELPVPRPAEDELLIRVRACGVCRTDLHVRDGDLPPHRSPVVPGHEAVGEVVAAGSRAHGPGPGVRLGVPWLRRTCGHCRYCLRGQENLCPSSEYTGWDADGGYAEYVTVPAAYAYELPSGYTDEELAPLLCAGIIGYRALRRADLPPGGRLGIYGFGGSAHLTAQVAIDQGAVVHVLTRSPAAQTLALELGAASANDSYDRPPEPLDAAILFAPVGQLVPVALEALDAGGTLSIAGIYLSDIPSLDYDRHLFRERTMRSVTANTREDGREFLAAAAEDRISATVTPYPFDRADAALDDLAADRVNGVAVLTMPQ, encoded by the coding sequence ATGCGGGCATGGGTGGTCCCCGCCCCGGGCCGGATCGAGCAGGTGGAGCTGCCGGTGCCACGACCGGCGGAGGACGAACTGCTGATCCGGGTCCGGGCCTGCGGGGTGTGCCGCACCGATCTGCACGTCCGCGACGGCGATCTGCCCCCGCACCGCAGCCCCGTCGTCCCCGGCCACGAGGCCGTCGGCGAGGTCGTCGCGGCGGGCTCGCGGGCGCACGGCCCCGGCCCCGGAGTCCGGCTCGGCGTCCCCTGGCTGCGGCGCACCTGCGGCCACTGCCGCTACTGCCTCCGGGGCCAGGAGAACCTGTGCCCGTCCTCGGAGTACACCGGCTGGGACGCGGACGGCGGCTACGCCGAGTACGTCACCGTACCGGCGGCCTACGCCTATGAGCTGCCCTCCGGATACACCGACGAGGAGCTCGCCCCGCTGCTGTGCGCCGGCATCATCGGCTACCGCGCCCTGCGCCGGGCCGACCTGCCGCCGGGCGGCCGGCTCGGCATCTACGGCTTCGGCGGCTCCGCCCACCTCACCGCCCAGGTGGCCATCGACCAGGGCGCCGTCGTCCACGTCCTGACCCGCTCACCCGCCGCCCAGACCCTCGCCCTGGAACTCGGTGCCGCCTCCGCGAACGACTCCTACGACCGCCCGCCCGAGCCCCTCGACGCCGCCATCCTCTTCGCCCCGGTCGGCCAACTGGTCCCGGTCGCCCTGGAGGCCCTGGACGCCGGCGGCACGCTGAGCATCGCCGGGATCTACCTCTCGGACATCCCGTCCCTCGACTACGACCGCCATCTCTTCCGCGAACGCACCATGCGCAGCGTCACCGCCAACACCCGCGAGGACGGGCGCGAATTCCTTGCCGCGGCCGCCGAGGACCGCATCAGCGCCACGGTCACGCCCTACCCCTTCGACCGGGCGGACGCCGCCCTCGACGACCTCGCCGCCGACCGCGTCAACGGGGTGGCGGTCCTGACGATGCCGCAGTAG
- a CDS encoding MbtH family protein, with protein MSNPFENPDGRYLVLVNEEGQHSLWPAFAEVPAGWTVAHGEDDRQACLDYVNEHWTDMRPKSLITAMDGTSA; from the coding sequence ATGAGCAACCCCTTCGAGAACCCCGACGGCCGCTATTTGGTGCTCGTCAACGAGGAGGGGCAGCACTCCCTGTGGCCGGCCTTCGCCGAGGTCCCCGCGGGCTGGACGGTCGCCCACGGCGAGGACGACCGCCAGGCGTGCCTGGACTACGTCAACGAGCACTGGACCGATATGCGGCCCAAGAGCCTGATCACCGCGATGGACGGCACCTCGGCCTGA
- the crcB gene encoding fluoride efflux transporter CrcB, translating into MGSSRSDVVDEPIDPDTGPAPPARHHPWRGQGPVVGVVAVGGALGATARYGASLLWPTPSGAFPWTTLLVNAVGCAVIGVFLVLIIEMWTAHRLVRPFFGTGVLGGFTTFSTYAVDFTRLVQDGRFAVAFAYLAGTLVVAMAAIWAAVAATRRVLGAYGGGPGGRAAR; encoded by the coding sequence ATGGGCAGCTCACGGTCGGATGTGGTGGACGAGCCCATCGACCCCGACACCGGCCCGGCCCCGCCCGCCCGGCATCATCCCTGGCGGGGGCAGGGCCCCGTGGTGGGCGTGGTGGCGGTGGGCGGCGCGCTCGGGGCGACGGCACGCTACGGGGCGTCGCTGCTGTGGCCGACCCCGTCCGGCGCCTTCCCCTGGACGACCCTGCTGGTCAACGCCGTCGGCTGCGCGGTCATCGGCGTCTTCCTGGTGCTGATCATTGAGATGTGGACGGCCCACCGGCTGGTACGGCCCTTCTTCGGCACCGGTGTGCTCGGCGGCTTCACCACCTTCTCGACGTATGCCGTGGACTTCACCCGGCTGGTCCAGGACGGCCGTTTCGCCGTCGCCTTCGCCTATCTGGCGGGGACGCTCGTGGTGGCGATGGCGGCCATATGGGCGGCCGTGGCAGCGACCCGGCGCGTGCTGGGCGCGTACGGCGGCGGGCCCGGCGGGAGGGCGGCCCGGTGA
- a CDS encoding cation:proton antiporter yields MHSSAVFLIEFGAVILGLGLLGRLAGRLQFSPIPLYLLAGLAFGEGGLLPLGTSEEFVATGAEIGVILLLLMLGLEYTASDLVSNLKTQYRAGLVDAVLNALPGAVMALLLGWGPVAAVVLAGVTWISSSGVIAKVLGDLGRLGNRETPVILSILVLEDLAMAVYLPIVTALLAGAGLAAGSVTLAIALGAAGLVLFLAVRYGRHISRFVSSDDPEKLLLVVLGLTLLVAGIAQQLQVSAAVGAFLVGIALSGEVAEGTHHLLSPLRDLFAAVFFVFFGLHTDPASIPPVLLPAMTLAILTASTKIATGYWAARRAGISERGRWRAGGTLVARGEFSIVIAGLAVTAGIEPSLGPLATAYVLILVVLGPLTARWTEPVARRVTARLAARREAAAAKAVEGGVEAGVENGGDRVAEEPRETLDDPDAVGRRS; encoded by the coding sequence ATGCATTCGTCTGCCGTCTTTCTGATCGAGTTCGGTGCGGTCATCCTGGGCCTCGGGCTGCTGGGGCGGCTGGCCGGACGGCTTCAGTTCTCCCCGATCCCGCTGTATCTGCTGGCCGGACTGGCCTTCGGCGAGGGCGGGCTGCTGCCGCTGGGGACGAGCGAGGAGTTCGTCGCGACCGGCGCCGAGATCGGCGTCATCCTGCTGCTGCTGATGCTCGGCCTGGAGTACACCGCCAGCGATCTGGTCAGCAACCTGAAGACCCAGTACCGGGCCGGGCTCGTCGACGCGGTGCTCAACGCACTGCCCGGCGCCGTCATGGCCCTGCTGCTGGGATGGGGACCGGTGGCCGCCGTGGTGCTGGCCGGTGTCACCTGGATCTCCTCCTCCGGTGTCATCGCCAAGGTCCTCGGCGATCTGGGCCGGCTCGGCAACCGCGAGACCCCGGTGATCCTGAGCATCCTGGTCCTCGAAGACCTGGCGATGGCCGTCTATCTGCCGATCGTCACCGCCCTGCTGGCCGGTGCGGGCCTGGCGGCGGGCAGCGTCACCCTGGCCATCGCCCTCGGTGCGGCCGGTCTGGTGCTGTTCCTGGCCGTCCGCTACGGCCGGCACATCTCCCGCTTCGTCTCCAGCGACGACCCCGAGAAGCTGCTGCTGGTGGTGCTCGGGCTGACGCTGCTGGTGGCGGGGATCGCCCAGCAGCTTCAGGTGTCGGCGGCCGTCGGCGCGTTCCTGGTGGGCATCGCCCTGTCCGGCGAGGTCGCCGAGGGCACCCATCATCTGCTCAGCCCGCTGCGGGATCTGTTCGCCGCCGTCTTCTTCGTCTTCTTCGGCCTGCACACGGATCCGGCCAGCATCCCCCCGGTGCTGCTGCCCGCCATGACGCTTGCCATCCTCACCGCCAGTACGAAGATCGCCACCGGCTACTGGGCGGCGCGGCGGGCCGGGATCTCCGAACGGGGCCGCTGGCGGGCCGGCGGCACGCTGGTGGCCCGGGGCGAGTTCTCGATCGTCATCGCGGGCCTCGCCGTCACCGCCGGTATCGAACCCTCGCTGGGCCCGCTGGCCACGGCGTACGTCCTGATCCTGGTCGTCCTCGGCCCGCTCACCGCCCGCTGGACGGAGCCCGTCGCCCGGCGGGTCACGGCCCGGCTGGCGGCGCGCCGCGAGGCCGCTGCGGCGAAGGCGGTCGAGGGCGGGGTCGAGGCCGGGGTCGAGAACGGGGGCGATCGCGTGGCGGAGGAGCCGCGGGAGACGTTGGACGACCCCGATGCCGTGGGGCGCCGTTCATAA
- a CDS encoding DUF190 domain-containing protein: MTGEPALRLTVFIGENDTWHRRPLSAEIVHRAHRAGLAGASVFRGIEGYGSSSLIHTSRLLSLGEDLPMAIVMIDTAERVRSFLPELEEIVGDGLVVVDPVEIVHPRGRAR, translated from the coding sequence GTGACCGGCGAGCCCGCGCTGCGGCTGACCGTCTTCATCGGCGAGAACGACACCTGGCATCGCAGACCGCTGTCCGCCGAGATCGTGCACCGCGCGCATCGTGCGGGGCTCGCGGGTGCGAGCGTGTTCCGCGGCATCGAGGGGTACGGCTCCTCGTCCCTGATCCACACCTCGCGGCTGCTGTCGCTCGGCGAGGATTTGCCCATGGCCATCGTGATGATCGATACGGCGGAGCGGGTGCGGTCCTTCCTGCCCGAGCTGGAGGAGATCGTGGGTGACGGCCTCGTGGTGGTCGATCCGGTCGAGATCGTGCACCCACGGGGCCGAGCCCGGTGA
- the crcB gene encoding fluoride efflux transporter CrcB, translating to MNWLLVIAGGMVGAPLRYLTDRAVQERHDSVFPWGTFMVNVVGCLVLGLLTGAATEGAASQRAQLLLGTGLCGALTTYSTFTYETLRLTEEGARLFAVANVVLSLAAGVGAAFAGAALAHAIWG from the coding sequence GTGAACTGGCTGCTGGTGATCGCGGGCGGGATGGTCGGTGCCCCGCTGCGCTATCTGACCGACCGCGCGGTGCAGGAACGGCACGACTCGGTGTTCCCCTGGGGCACGTTCATGGTCAATGTGGTGGGCTGTCTGGTGCTGGGCCTGCTGACCGGCGCGGCGACGGAGGGGGCGGCGTCCCAGCGGGCGCAACTGCTGCTGGGCACGGGGCTGTGCGGGGCGCTGACGACGTACTCGACGTTCACGTACGAGACCCTGCGGCTGACCGAGGAGGGCGCCCGGCTCTTCGCCGTGGCGAATGTCGTGCTGAGCCTGGCGGCCGGGGTGGGCGCCGCCTTCGCGGGTGCGGCGCTGGCCCACGCGATCTGGGGCTGA
- a CDS encoding sulfotransferase — protein sequence MGTATRGTASCPRKREEVRVVNQKLTFVVGTGRCGSTALSQVINIHPDVLSINELFASIPDAEMLDEAPLSGPEFWGYLSRPNVITNSMIRNGATPPEFLYHKLPKRRFDAETTGIPAISVMVLPHLTDDPDALFDELESEVTSWPTRRPADHWTALFASLGARFGNPGAVVERTGLSIGRVPEMHRAFPEARFVHLYREGPDCAVSMSRHFSFRMIPMLWEMAMHLGLETPQHLTPQHAAQLPPDLAPLLSDRYDPALVMERPIPLSAFGTLWSETIVDGLRKLDDVPAEQRTALSYETLLEEPEKELIRLAEFIGVEAHRTWLDASIAHLDGGRPGAARKLPEAELTPLLESCSPGTRALAAHQ from the coding sequence ATGGGAACGGCTACTAGGGGAACAGCTAGTTGTCCGAGAAAACGGGAGGAAGTGCGCGTGGTCAACCAGAAGTTGACATTTGTCGTCGGCACCGGCCGGTGCGGTTCGACGGCTCTGTCTCAGGTCATCAATATTCATCCGGATGTTCTCAGCATCAATGAATTGTTCGCCAGCATTCCCGATGCGGAGATGCTGGACGAGGCTCCGCTGAGCGGCCCGGAGTTCTGGGGATATCTGTCCCGGCCCAATGTGATCACCAATAGCATGATCAGAAATGGCGCCACTCCGCCCGAGTTCCTCTACCACAAGCTGCCCAAGCGGCGGTTCGACGCGGAGACCACCGGTATTCCGGCCATCAGCGTCATGGTGCTGCCCCATCTGACCGACGATCCCGACGCGCTCTTCGACGAGTTGGAGTCCGAGGTCACCTCCTGGCCCACCCGCCGTCCGGCAGATCACTGGACGGCCCTTTTCGCTTCCCTCGGCGCACGGTTCGGCAACCCCGGTGCCGTCGTCGAGCGGACCGGCCTGTCCATCGGCCGCGTGCCGGAGATGCACCGCGCCTTCCCCGAGGCGCGCTTCGTGCACCTCTACCGCGAGGGCCCCGACTGTGCCGTCTCCATGAGCCGCCACTTCAGCTTCCGGATGATCCCGATGCTGTGGGAGATGGCCATGCACCTCGGTCTGGAGACCCCGCAGCACCTGACGCCGCAGCACGCGGCCCAGCTCCCACCCGACCTGGCGCCGCTGCTGAGTGACCGCTACGACCCGGCACTGGTGATGGAGCGTCCCATCCCGCTCAGCGCGTTCGGCACTCTGTGGTCCGAGACCATCGTCGACGGTCTGCGGAAGCTGGACGACGTCCCGGCGGAGCAGCGCACCGCGCTGTCGTACGAGACCCTGCTGGAGGAGCCGGAGAAGGAACTGATCCGGCTCGCCGAGTTCATCGGGGTGGAAGCGCACCGCACCTGGCTGGACGCGTCCATCGCCCACCTCGACGGCGGCCGGCCCGGCGCGGCGCGGAAGCTGCCCGAGGCGGAGCTCACCCCGCTGCTCGAATCCTGTAGCCCGGGCACGCGGGCGCTGGCCGCCCACCAGTAG
- a CDS encoding helix-turn-helix transcriptional regulator, which translates to MLVERDQEIARLNRLLFEGAREGSRLAVISGAVTSGKTALLHTMADTAGGRGVRVLPAVASASEQKFPYAVLEQLYQGMPAHLQPSRPRPGLEALRNPHGPIEAELPLLQDFHRTLDELTGDAPLLIAIDDVQFADLASLRCLAYGIRRCRSEALSVVVSRGSLTGPAATALDELLHEPKVCHVRLAPLTVAGVSTLLTQELGTAEAGRHAAAYHEMTGGNLLLLRGLLDDRFSRLTRGPLDPAPGTDAPVAGELFRQAALSCVYRGGPAHRRVAHGVALLGDATSVPLLSGLIEVEERLVRQSVGLLTEVGILHGGRFRSDAVRTVLLDDLELHELGPLHLRAARLLYEEGADPVDVARHLLSHEVPGPVEEWISQALCDAAVHAIAADRRELAMNCLQMADRYSTDEREALQLQATMVQAMWPFNPLSQMRRLQALAGPAGSGLLPAPQTIPVIIGLLGLGRMGEAAAALEQVSRAAAEHPGTDLDTALRAIRLALSSTYPDHPELRPFLDQEECDGPWDIGPLSPGQSPESPQLTAFRALRTVLSRGVDERAVRAAERVLETVRLSDRTMLTVHAALQTLVYADRHATATSWCDRLIEETSERGAKALLAYFCVLRAQISLRVGRLRDTVRYAERALEELPARGWGVTVGMPLGMLINAHTAMGNHDAAAELLARPVPEEMYRNRFGLHYLYARARHQLATGRQHAALTDFRACGEKMAAWGLDSPATLTWRLGAAETWLTLGGQERAARLAEEQLELAGESSSRTRGAALRVLAATRPPNERIALLQQAVGVLQASGGWYEMARALADLAEAHKLLGDLDTSRLMTRRALRLADSCGAEELSRSLQRTPARSALSEATRTGEDTAAFSELSDAESRVAALAASGYTNREIAAKLYITISTVEQHLTRVYRKINISQRRELPASLDFDVAYTA; encoded by the coding sequence GTGTTGGTGGAGCGCGATCAGGAGATAGCCCGGCTCAATCGGCTCCTCTTCGAGGGCGCCCGCGAGGGAAGCCGGCTCGCCGTGATCAGCGGCGCCGTTACGTCGGGAAAGACCGCACTGCTGCACACCATGGCGGACACGGCGGGTGGACGCGGCGTCCGGGTGCTGCCCGCGGTCGCCTCCGCCTCGGAGCAGAAGTTCCCGTATGCCGTGCTCGAGCAGCTCTACCAGGGCATGCCGGCCCATCTGCAGCCCTCCCGGCCGCGGCCGGGCCTCGAAGCGCTCCGGAACCCGCACGGCCCCATCGAGGCCGAACTCCCGCTGCTCCAGGACTTCCACCGCACGCTCGACGAGCTGACCGGGGACGCCCCCCTGCTGATCGCCATCGACGACGTCCAGTTCGCCGACCTTGCGTCGCTGCGCTGCCTGGCGTACGGCATCCGCCGCTGCCGCTCGGAGGCGCTGTCCGTCGTGGTCAGCCGCGGGTCGCTGACCGGCCCCGCCGCCACGGCCCTGGACGAGCTGCTGCACGAGCCGAAGGTGTGCCATGTCCGGCTCGCCCCGCTCACCGTCGCGGGCGTCTCCACGCTGCTGACCCAGGAGTTGGGCACCGCGGAGGCCGGGCGCCACGCCGCCGCGTACCACGAGATGACCGGCGGCAATCTGCTGCTGCTGCGCGGTCTCCTGGACGACAGGTTCTCCCGCCTCACCCGCGGCCCCCTCGACCCCGCGCCCGGAACGGACGCCCCGGTGGCCGGGGAGCTGTTCCGGCAGGCGGCGCTGTCCTGCGTGTACCGCGGCGGCCCGGCCCATCGCCGGGTGGCCCACGGGGTCGCGCTGCTGGGTGACGCCACGTCCGTTCCCCTGCTGAGCGGGCTGATCGAGGTCGAGGAGCGGCTGGTCCGGCAGTCCGTCGGGCTGCTCACCGAGGTGGGCATCCTGCACGGCGGGCGGTTCCGCAGCGACGCGGTGCGCACCGTGCTGCTGGACGATCTGGAGCTGCACGAGCTCGGCCCGCTGCACCTGCGCGCCGCCCGGCTGCTGTACGAGGAGGGCGCCGACCCCGTCGACGTGGCCCGCCATCTGCTCAGCCACGAGGTGCCCGGGCCGGTCGAGGAGTGGATCTCGCAGGCACTGTGCGACGCGGCCGTGCACGCCATCGCCGCGGACCGCAGGGAACTCGCCATGAACTGCCTGCAGATGGCCGACCGGTACAGCACCGACGAGCGCGAGGCGCTGCAGCTCCAGGCCACGATGGTGCAGGCCATGTGGCCGTTCAACCCGCTGTCCCAGATGCGGCGGCTGCAGGCGCTGGCCGGTCCGGCCGGCAGCGGGCTGCTGCCCGCGCCGCAGACCATCCCGGTCATCATCGGGCTGCTGGGGCTGGGGCGGATGGGCGAGGCGGCCGCCGCGCTGGAGCAGGTCAGCCGGGCCGCCGCCGAGCACCCGGGCACCGATCTCGACACCGCGCTGCGCGCCATCCGGCTCGCGCTGTCCTCCACCTACCCCGACCACCCCGAACTGCGGCCCTTCCTGGACCAGGAGGAGTGCGACGGCCCCTGGGACATCGGCCCGCTGTCGCCTGGCCAGTCCCCGGAGTCGCCCCAGCTCACCGCGTTCCGGGCGCTGCGGACCGTGCTGAGCCGCGGTGTCGACGAGCGCGCCGTGCGGGCCGCCGAGCGGGTGCTGGAGACCGTCCGGCTCTCCGACCGGACGATGCTGACGGTGCACGCCGCGCTGCAGACGCTGGTGTACGCGGACCGCCACGCCACCGCCACCAGTTGGTGCGACCGGCTGATCGAGGAGACCTCGGAGCGCGGCGCCAAGGCGCTGCTGGCCTACTTCTGTGTGCTGCGGGCCCAGATCTCGCTGCGCGTCGGACGGTTGCGGGACACGGTCCGGTACGCGGAGCGGGCACTGGAGGAGCTTCCGGCGCGCGGCTGGGGGGTCACCGTCGGCATGCCGCTCGGGATGCTGATCAACGCGCACACCGCCATGGGCAACCACGACGCGGCGGCCGAACTGCTCGCCCGCCCGGTGCCGGAGGAGATGTACCGGAACCGCTTCGGGCTGCACTACCTCTACGCACGGGCCCGGCATCAACTGGCCACCGGCCGGCAGCACGCGGCCCTCACCGACTTCCGTGCCTGCGGCGAGAAGATGGCCGCCTGGGGCCTGGACTCGCCCGCCACCCTGACCTGGCGGCTCGGCGCCGCCGAGACCTGGCTGACCCTGGGCGGCCAGGAGCGGGCGGCGCGGCTGGCGGAGGAGCAGTTGGAGCTGGCCGGGGAGTCCTCGTCCCGCACCCGGGGCGCCGCGCTGCGGGTCCTGGCCGCCACCCGGCCGCCGAACGAGCGGATCGCGCTGCTGCAGCAGGCGGTGGGGGTGCTTCAGGCGAGCGGCGGCTGGTACGAGATGGCGCGGGCGCTGGCGGATCTGGCGGAGGCGCACAAGCTGCTCGGCGATCTGGACACCAGCCGGCTGATGACCCGCCGGGCCCTGCGGCTCGCGGATAGCTGCGGCGCCGAGGAGTTGTCCCGTTCGCTGCAGCGCACTCCGGCCCGTTCGGCCCTGTCGGAAGCGACCCGAACCGGAGAGGATACGGCCGCCTTTTCCGAACTCTCCGATGCCGAGAGCCGGGTCGCAGCACTAGCAGCTTCCGGCTACACCAACCGGGAGATCGCCGCTAAGCTCTACATCACGATCTCCACGGTGGAACAACACTTGACCCGCGTCTACCGGAAGATCAACATCAGCCAGCGCCGAGAACTGCCCGCGAGCCTGGATTTCGATGTCGCTTACACCGCCTGA